The Vibrio syngnathi DNA window CCGTTGTTTACGGCCCCAAAAAAACTATAGATCAACTAAAATAAGCCTCACGCAATGCGAGGCTTACTTCACGACACACTCTTTTTTCATTATGTCGAGACCACGCTCGAAAGTCTGTGTCCAAGCGGATTCGATACTTTTATCATAGTGAGGGTCATACTTCTTAACCGTATTCAACAATGAATTGAACCAATCATTGAGTTCTTGTTCAGAGATATCCATTCCTAAATCTTTATGTCGCTTCCCAAGCTTTTTCACCGAGTTTCGTACGCTCGGTAGACCTGCAGAATTATAGATAAGGATGATCGAGGCTTTAAGCATCTTGGTTTGTTGCTCAAACCCTATGTTTTCAAAGCGTTCTGAAAACCTTGGGTTATGCTCGCAGAAGTCCGCCAAAAACGTTTCTAGAAATTCTTGATCTATCCTGCAACGCTCAAAGCTTTCATAAAACCGTTCATTAGGTGTCATTTTGTTGGTTCTTCGCATTCGCCAGCGATCCTTAACAGTCCATGTCACCTAAGTATACGCCACTATGGCATAAAGTGAGTTGCACAGATCTTGTTTCCATCAGGATCACGCAAATAAGCCATGTACAAGCGACGTTCATCAGAGCCTCTCGCTCCGGGGCCATTTTCAATGCTTGTGCCGCCATTTTCGACGCCAACTCGATGCCATTCATCTACAACTTCAGAAGAAGACGCAAGAAAACCCACCGTCATGCCGTTGCCGTGAGTCGCAGGCTGACCATCAATCGGCTTCGTTAAGCCCAACACACCTGTTTGGCTAACGTAAACACAGCGCCCTTTGGGATCAACAGAGCCTTCGCTATAACCAAGCACCTTCATGATTGGGTCATAAAAAGCCTTCGCGCGTTCAATATCTTCGGTACCGAGAAAAACATGGCTGAACATAACTAACCTCTTCTTTTATTGAAAGAACCATCTAAACTAGACCTATAATTCGTGTTTGTCTAGGCACGCTATTCGGTCACAACTGTTGCTTAACCCATTGAGCAAACACTTGAAACTTAGTACGTTGATCCATCCCTTTAGGGCATACTAGGTCATACCCTTTGCCAGATTCCATACTCATAAATGGAGTAATTAACAAACCTTGGTCAATCTGCGGCTTCATAAATTCTAGGCGTCCTAGTGCCACTCCCATAGACAGCATTGCAGCATCCATAGCCAAGCGGTTATCGCTGTAATAATCACATTGCAAAGTACAATCCACATCGCTTTGGGCTTCATGTAACCAACGTTGCCATGCCGTAACATCCCCACTGTGGATGAACTGAATGCGATCCAAATACTGTATTCCCTTTACTAGGCTGAATTTTTCAGCATATTCAGGGCTGCACACAGGCGTTCGAATTCCTGTAAACAATCGCTCACTGTGATGATTTGGATAGTGGCCTTCGCTGTAAAATATTGCCACATCATACGGTTCAAATTGAAAATCAGATTGGTTCTGCTTGGTTTGCAGTTTGATGCTTAAATTTGGGTACAGTTGTCTAAACTCAGGCAAACGAGGCATCAACCAAGAGGACGCAAAATAAGGGGAGGTTGCAATGTACAACTCCCCGCTCAGCTCTCCGGTTTGAATGTCTACTAGCTCAGAAAAAATAGATTCGAAAGAGACATTCAACATAGCCAGAACACGTTGCCCTTCAGGTGTGAGTTCAAGCTTTCTCGTCTTACGAACAAACAAGTTGAACTTCAATTGTTGTTCTAGTTTTTTAATACGATGACTGACTCCACCTTGAGTCAGAAATAGTTCTTCGGCAGCAAGAGTAAAACTCAAATGCTTGGCCGAAACACTGAATGTGTGCAACAGCGACAGCGTTTGTTGGCGATTCTCAAACAAGCCCATAGATTAACCTCACTAATGCGTAAACCATCGATACTGGTTTGTCGGTGTACTTGTTCATCATATAGATTAAACCGTGTAATCTAAATAATAATGGTGAGTAAAATGATGCAAAAACAAAAACTAAAAGTCGCGGTGATTGGTGGTGGCTCAAGTTACACCCCTGAACTCATCGAAGGCTTACTAAAACGCTATCACGAATTACCGATTTCTGATCTTTGGCTAGTCGATATCGAAGAAGGCATGGAAAAAGCGCAAGTGATTGCCGATTTGACGCAGCGAATGATTAAAAAAACCAACTGTGATATCACGGTACACCTCACGACAGACCGAAAAGCGGCGCTCGTTGACGCAAACTTTGTCTGTTCTCAATTTCGAGCAGGTCGGTTAGAAGCAAGATTACGCGACGAAAGAATTGCACTTAAATATCGCATGATAGGCCAAGAGACTAACGGATTAGGTGGTTTTTCTAACGCTTGTCGAACCATCCCCATTGCTTTAGAAATCGCAAAAGAGATGGAAGTACTTTGTCCGAATGCATGGTTGCTCAATTTTACTAACCCATCAGGCATGGTGACCGAAGCCTTAATTAAGCACTCAACCATCAAAACGGTCGGTTTGTGTAATATCCCCGTGAACATGGAACGTGGTGCAGCAAAAATGCTTGGCGCTGAACGCGAAGATATCACCATGCAAATCGCAGGTTTAAATCACCTTGTGTGGGCTCGAAAAGTGCTTCATAACGGCGAGGACAAACTTCAAGAAGTGATTGAGCAACTCCTTGGTGGCAATGACCAAATGATGCCCAAGAACATCCCCCCATTTGAATGGGATGCCGAGTTGATTCGATCATTGAATCTGGTGCCGTGTGCTTACCTACGTTACTACTATCAGTCACGAGATATTCTAGACAAAGAGTTTGCGGCGTCTGAAAAAAGCGAAAATCGCGCCGACTTGGTTGCAAAAGTTGAACAACAATTGCTCGAAACCTACAGAGATCCGATGCTGGATACCAAACCGAAATTATTAGAAGAACGAGGTGGTGCCCATTATTCTGAAGCAGCTTGTGAACTGATGAGCAGTATTCACAACAACAAGCGTTCTATCATGCACGTCAACACACGCAACAATGGTGCTATTCAAGGGCTTCCTGATGACTGCGCGGTAGAAGTCAGTTCTGTTATCACCAACAGTGCGATTCTTCCATTGAACGTCGAACCCTTTGATAGCGATACACTTCGCCTCATACAACAAATGAAAGAATTCGAAACCTTAACCGTTAAAGCGGCCATGACCGGCGATATTGCGTTAGCTAAGCGTGCTTTGATTCTGAACCC harbors:
- a CDS encoding VOC family protein; its protein translation is MFSHVFLGTEDIERAKAFYDPIMKVLGYSEGSVDPKGRCVYVSQTGVLGLTKPIDGQPATHGNGMTVGFLASSSEVVDEWHRVGVENGGTSIENGPGARGSDERRLYMAYLRDPDGNKICATHFMP
- a CDS encoding globin, whose translation is MTPNERFYESFERCRIDQEFLETFLADFCEHNPRFSERFENIGFEQQTKMLKASIILIYNSAGLPSVRNSVKKLGKRHKDLGMDISEQELNDWFNSLLNTVKKYDPHYDKSIESAWTQTFERGLDIMKKECVVK
- a CDS encoding LysR substrate-binding domain-containing protein; protein product: MGLFENRQQTLSLLHTFSVSAKHLSFTLAAEELFLTQGGVSHRIKKLEQQLKFNLFVRKTRKLELTPEGQRVLAMLNVSFESIFSELVDIQTGELSGELYIATSPYFASSWLMPRLPEFRQLYPNLSIKLQTKQNQSDFQFEPYDVAIFYSEGHYPNHHSERLFTGIRTPVCSPEYAEKFSLVKGIQYLDRIQFIHSGDVTAWQRWLHEAQSDVDCTLQCDYYSDNRLAMDAAMLSMGVALGRLEFMKPQIDQGLLITPFMSMESGKGYDLVCPKGMDQRTKFQVFAQWVKQQL
- a CDS encoding 6-phospho-beta-glucosidase, whose product is MMQKQKLKVAVIGGGSSYTPELIEGLLKRYHELPISDLWLVDIEEGMEKAQVIADLTQRMIKKTNCDITVHLTTDRKAALVDANFVCSQFRAGRLEARLRDERIALKYRMIGQETNGLGGFSNACRTIPIALEIAKEMEVLCPNAWLLNFTNPSGMVTEALIKHSTIKTVGLCNIPVNMERGAAKMLGAEREDITMQIAGLNHLVWARKVLHNGEDKLQEVIEQLLGGNDQMMPKNIPPFEWDAELIRSLNLVPCAYLRYYYQSRDILDKEFAASEKSENRADLVAKVEQQLLETYRDPMLDTKPKLLEERGGAHYSEAACELMSSIHNNKRSIMHVNTRNNGAIQGLPDDCAVEVSSVITNSAILPLNVEPFDSDTLRLIQQMKEFETLTVKAAMTGDIALAKRALILNPIVDSGSHIDEALQETIRENLDFMPAFAHRLTQNKQ